A single genomic interval of Neisseria leonii harbors:
- a CDS encoding ESPR-type extended signal peptide-containing protein, protein MNHIYRTVFNRATQTWTAVAEYARAGGKGGIAPPPRLKLTALLLMLAGSGSVFADETVPPDAAVVHTVDSVQIKHTDPAKSITLSADGLDNADNRIRRLAAGEQATDAVNLAQLQAVEAKADRTGYVHVNTGDANQAEGNEQTNEGTIDAKGGARALGAVAAGSGEGLRQIRYFYRRGKRGGDRGRGSAAAAADLANTPLPSAIRPMRITYPTRRPTCPMPQRVLPSVRMRLPRKMPYISAM, encoded by the coding sequence ATGAACCATATTTACCGAACCGTATTCAACCGGGCAACGCAAACTTGGACGGCTGTGGCCGAATACGCCCGCGCGGGCGGCAAGGGCGGCATCGCCCCCCCCCCCCGGCTGAAACTGACGGCTCTGCTGCTGATGCTGGCCGGTTCGGGCAGTGTGTTTGCCGATGAGACGGTACCGCCTGATGCGGCGGTGGTGCATACCGTAGACAGCGTTCAAATCAAGCACACCGATCCTGCCAAAAGCATCACTTTATCGGCAGACGGCCTGGATAATGCCGATAACCGCATCAGACGGCTTGCCGCAGGCGAGCAGGCAACCGATGCCGTCAACCTCGCCCAGCTCCAAGCGGTAGAAGCCAAAGCCGACCGTACCGGTTATGTCCATGTCAATACCGGCGATGCCAATCAGGCAGAGGGCAACGAACAGACCAACGAAGGCACCATCGATGCCAAAGGCGGCGCACGCGCATTGGGCGCAGTCGCGGCCGGAAGCGGCGAAGGCCTACGGCAAATACGGTATTTCTATCGGCGAGGCAAGCGTGGTGGCGACAGGGGCAGAGGAAGTGCTGCTGCTGCGGCAGATCTGGCAAACACGCCATTGCCATCGGCTATAAGGCCAATGCGTATAACGTATCCAACTCGTCGCCCGACCTGCCCAATGCCGCAGCGGGTATTGCCATCGGTGCGAATGCGGTTGCCTCGCAAAATGCCGTACATATCGGCAATGTAA